In Juglans microcarpa x Juglans regia isolate MS1-56 chromosome 8D, Jm3101_v1.0, whole genome shotgun sequence, the following are encoded in one genomic region:
- the LOC121242647 gene encoding proteasome subunit alpha type-1-A-like, whose translation MFRNQYDTDVTTWSPAGRLFQVEYAMEAVKQGSAAIGLRSKTHVVLACVNKANSELSSHQKKIFKVDDHIGVAIAGLTADGRVLSRYMRSECINHSFNYESPLPVGRLVVQLADKAQVCTQRSWKRPFGVGLLVGGLDESGAHLYYNCPSGNYFEYQAFAIGSRSQAAKTYLERRFENFTDSSREDLIRDALIATRETLQGEKLRSSICTISVLGVGEPFHILDQETVQKLIDTFELVAEEEGPNAEPDADAGEGVAPDQGDVPDQSAAADQGVAPMDL comes from the exons ATGTTTCGGAATCAATACGATACGGACGTGACGACATGGAGTCCGGCGGGGAGGCTTTTCCAGGTGGAGTACGCGATGGAGGCGGTGAAGCAAGGGTCGGCGGCCATTGGGCTCCGATCCAAGACCCATGTTGTCCTGGCCTGCGTTAACAAGGCCAACTCCGAGCTCTCCTCCCACCAGAAGAAGATCTTCAAGGTCGACGATCACATCGGCGTCGCCATTGCCGGACTCACCGCCGACGGCCGTGTCCTATCCCGCTACATGAGATCAGAGTGCATTAACCATAGTTTCAACTACGAGTCGCCGCTCCCGGTGGGTAGACTCGTAGTTCAGCTTGCCGATAAGGCCCAG GTTTGCACACAACGCTCATGGAAACGGCCCTTTGGTGTTGGTCTGCTGGTAGGTGGTTTAGACGAATCTGGAGCTCACCTTTATTACAACTGCCCAAGCGGTAACTACTTTGAGTACCAGGCTTTCGCCATTGGGTCCCGTTCACAAGCTGCAAAGACCTACTTGGAACGCAGGTTTGAGAACTTCACAGACTCTTCACGTGAAGATCTCATCAGAGATGCACTTATTGCAACAAGGGAAACTTTGCAGGGAGAGAAGCTCAGGAGCTCCATATGCACAATTTCTGTACTGGGAGTTGGAGAGCCATTCCATATATTGGATCAGGAAACTGTACAGAAATTGATTGATACATTTGAGCTTGTGGCAGAGGAAGAGGGTCCGAATGCGGAACCTGATGCTGATGCTGGTGAGGGTGTTGCACCAGATCAAGGCGATGTTCCTGACCAGAGTGCTGCCGCTGATCAAGGTGTGGCTCCAATGGATTTGTGA